A single window of Halococcus salifodinae DSM 8989 DNA harbors:
- a CDS encoding potassium channel family protein yields the protein MYIVIVGAGGIGTPLIEVATAGGNEVVVIEHDAAKAEAAATEYDCLVLNDDATIKETLEDAGADRADALISTTERDATNIMVCLLAQELDVPDVVSVVHDPDHLNVFRQIGVTGMENPQRLIAEHLYRAATRPSIVDFMRIGEHAEVFEVTVAEDADIAGYTLAEADEAGLLPEETLIVAVEREGGDPITPRGGTRIEVGDLLAVYSGEGATPEVTDVFGCDEDHAGAPRQRRERY from the coding sequence ATGTACATCGTGATCGTCGGTGCGGGCGGCATCGGCACGCCGCTGATCGAGGTCGCCACCGCGGGCGGCAACGAGGTGGTCGTGATCGAGCACGATGCGGCGAAGGCCGAGGCGGCCGCCACGGAGTACGACTGTCTCGTTCTCAACGACGACGCCACGATCAAGGAGACGCTCGAAGACGCGGGGGCCGACCGTGCGGACGCGCTGATCTCGACGACCGAGCGTGATGCCACCAACATCATGGTCTGCCTGCTCGCCCAGGAACTCGACGTCCCCGACGTGGTCTCGGTCGTCCACGACCCCGACCATTTGAACGTCTTCCGACAGATCGGGGTCACCGGGATGGAGAACCCCCAGCGGCTGATCGCCGAACACCTCTATCGCGCCGCCACGCGCCCGTCGATCGTCGACTTCATGCGGATCGGTGAGCACGCGGAAGTGTTCGAAGTCACCGTCGCCGAGGACGCCGATATTGCCGGTTACACCCTCGCCGAGGCCGACGAGGCGGGGCTGCTCCCCGAGGAGACGTTGATCGTTGCGGTCGAACGCGAGGGTGGTGATCCGATCACGCCGCGAGGCGGAACCAGGATCGAGGTCGGCGATCTGCTGGCGGTGTACTCGGGCGAGGGCGCGACGCCCGAAGTCACGGACGTCTTCGGCTGCGACGAGGACCACGCCGGAGCGCCCCGACAACGACGCGAGCGGTACTGA
- a CDS encoding DUF5815 family protein, which translates to MAEPRVPGSRGSDLALPCGESVAIADLDMGMREFDCDCGERHALVMDVHPPSRFVPESLVEVLRETIEPTEGDEFDTLHLMGVVLEEFPEKVVAEDVAENSDVGYALVWATDFDARRLHEIVVELVVELMEHAVSHTDDDAASEFERQMHEFDVEAFVDQYRREREFERETDTPV; encoded by the coding sequence ATGGCAGAGCCACGCGTCCCCGGGAGTCGGGGGTCGGACCTCGCCCTCCCCTGCGGCGAGTCGGTCGCGATTGCGGATCTCGACATGGGGATGCGGGAGTTCGACTGTGACTGCGGCGAGCGCCACGCGCTCGTGATGGACGTCCATCCACCGAGTCGGTTCGTTCCCGAGTCGCTCGTCGAAGTGCTCCGCGAGACGATCGAACCCACCGAGGGCGACGAGTTCGACACGCTCCATCTGATGGGCGTCGTCTTAGAGGAGTTCCCCGAGAAGGTCGTCGCCGAGGACGTCGCCGAGAACAGCGACGTCGGCTACGCCCTCGTCTGGGCCACCGACTTCGACGCCCGGCGACTCCACGAGATCGTGGTCGAACTCGTCGTGGAGCTGATGGAACACGCGGTGAGCCACACCGACGACGACGCGGCGAGCGAGTTCGAACGCCAGATGCACGAGTTCGACGTCGAGGCGTTCGTCGACCAGTACCGCCGCGAGCGCGAGTTCGAACGCGAGACCGATACGCCCGTCTGA
- a CDS encoding amino acid permease, with protein sequence MSDGAGGETAGGAGDIETELDRDIGFVGAVALGVGTMIAAGIFVLSGLAVSNVGIMAIGAFLIAAFVASFTAFAYAEFAALYPESGGGYAYVANTFDRDWTYIVGWSMILGYPASAAFYLASFGDWFYRFIYPVLSIPEAVPYWLSAVGVLALLVGVNLKGTEETGAFQIVVTGLKVVLILFFLYGGLQAFNTDVIGTSIAQNTQGIADFRDIAVTSSLVFITFFGFEAIATNAEEIKEPGTTIPRAIFFSMGFVTVVYALVVMVIVFAVNNDAFLQFLTTNTDLGGVAPRQFIANNGEVSMAYAAQYYLGPAGFYVIIVGALLSMLSAANATILAGSRVKLAMGRRDHLPDRFEKLHPSLNTPYQSVLLTGGLIVLFIFVFTVVFGGGPGSEALVHLPFALPLLGTELHLGIEAITHFADFMLLTGLVVVNLAIVRSRRKFPDLDRSFKVPAVPWIPAVAVLATLVLLFNVEPSSFFLGLVAELVGIGFWFAWKRRTPSTEELERETPTAVAERNPSGHERDHRIIVPIANPDHVEQLMGTALDLARDENGEILVLSVVDLPEQTPLSEGHQYVDDRREVLNRAMALADGGERSTASRTSADERSEFDGAGDVPISGTVRIGHHIDDTILHTVEQYDGDTVLMGWGGWRARRRDVVLGNIVDTVVQEADCDVLVERIDPDASASVESILLPTAGGPHAELAGDVAAAVARPTGVSVELLTVVDPNAPESERTEAQTTVDTAADALDGVKTTATVAESDDVVDAIVDHSADXTTISRSSARPGRDSSSRSCSVRSPNGSARPRRVR encoded by the coding sequence ATGAGCGATGGAGCCGGTGGTGAGACTGCTGGCGGGGCGGGCGACATCGAGACCGAACTCGACCGTGACATCGGCTTCGTCGGTGCGGTCGCGCTCGGCGTTGGCACGATGATCGCGGCGGGCATCTTCGTGCTCTCGGGGCTTGCGGTGAGCAACGTGGGCATCATGGCGATCGGTGCGTTCCTGATCGCCGCGTTCGTCGCTTCGTTCACCGCGTTCGCGTACGCGGAGTTCGCCGCGCTCTACCCCGAGAGCGGCGGCGGGTACGCCTACGTCGCCAACACGTTCGACCGCGACTGGACGTACATCGTCGGCTGGTCGATGATCCTCGGCTATCCCGCGAGTGCGGCGTTCTATCTCGCGAGCTTCGGTGACTGGTTCTACCGATTCATCTATCCCGTCCTCTCGATCCCCGAAGCGGTCCCGTACTGGCTCTCCGCAGTCGGGGTGCTCGCCCTCTTGGTCGGAGTCAATCTCAAGGGAACCGAGGAAACGGGGGCGTTCCAGATCGTCGTCACCGGCCTGAAGGTCGTACTGATCCTGTTCTTCCTCTACGGCGGCCTCCAGGCGTTCAACACCGACGTGATCGGCACCTCGATCGCACAGAACACCCAGGGAATCGCCGACTTCCGCGACATCGCCGTCACGAGCTCGCTCGTGTTCATCACCTTTTTCGGATTCGAGGCGATCGCGACCAACGCCGAGGAAATCAAGGAACCAGGTACGACCATCCCGCGCGCGATCTTCTTCAGTATGGGGTTCGTCACGGTGGTCTACGCGCTCGTGGTGATGGTCATCGTCTTCGCGGTGAACAACGACGCCTTCCTCCAGTTCCTCACGACGAACACCGATCTCGGCGGCGTTGCCCCCCGACAGTTCATCGCCAACAACGGCGAGGTGTCGATGGCGTACGCCGCCCAGTACTACCTCGGCCCTGCCGGGTTCTACGTGATCATCGTCGGTGCGCTGCTCTCGATGTTGTCCGCGGCGAACGCCACGATCCTCGCCGGTTCGCGGGTCAAGCTCGCTATGGGTCGGCGGGACCACCTCCCCGATCGGTTCGAGAAGCTGCATCCCTCGCTCAACACGCCGTATCAGTCGGTGCTTCTCACGGGCGGGCTGATCGTCCTGTTCATCTTCGTCTTTACCGTGGTGTTCGGCGGCGGCCCCGGCAGCGAGGCCCTTGTCCACCTGCCGTTCGCGCTGCCGCTGCTCGGTACGGAGCTCCACCTCGGTATCGAGGCCATCACGCACTTCGCCGACTTCATGCTGCTCACCGGGTTGGTCGTGGTCAACCTCGCGATCGTGCGATCGCGCCGGAAGTTCCCCGACCTCGATCGATCCTTCAAAGTCCCGGCAGTGCCGTGGATCCCCGCAGTCGCGGTGCTCGCGACTCTCGTCCTTCTGTTCAACGTCGAGCCATCGAGTTTCTTCCTCGGACTGGTTGCCGAACTCGTCGGGATCGGCTTTTGGTTCGCGTGGAAGCGGCGCACGCCCTCGACCGAGGAACTCGAACGGGAGACGCCGACCGCCGTCGCCGAGCGCAACCCGTCGGGCCACGAGCGCGACCACCGGATCATCGTCCCGATCGCCAACCCCGACCACGTCGAGCAGTTGATGGGAACGGCGCTCGACCTCGCGCGCGACGAGAACGGCGAAATACTCGTGCTCTCGGTCGTCGATCTCCCCGAGCAGACGCCGCTGTCGGAGGGCCACCAGTACGTCGACGATCGTCGCGAGGTGCTGAACCGGGCGATGGCGCTCGCGGACGGTGGTGAGAGAAGCACAGCTTCTCGAACATCGGCAGACGAGCGAAGCGAGTTCGACGGTGCGGGGGACGTTCCGATCAGCGGGACGGTTCGTATCGGCCACCACATCGACGACACGATCCTCCACACCGTCGAGCAGTACGACGGCGACACCGTCCTGATGGGCTGGGGTGGCTGGCGGGCCCGGCGGCGGGACGTCGTTCTCGGGAACATCGTCGACACGGTGGTGCAGGAAGCCGACTGCGATGTCCTCGTCGAACGCATCGATCCCGACGCCTCGGCGTCGGTCGAATCGATCCTGCTGCCGACCGCCGGCGGGCCGCACGCGGAGCTGGCCGGCGACGTCGCCGCTGCCGTCGCGCGACCCACCGGCGTCAGCGTCGAACTGCTCACCGTCGTCGACCCGAACGCACCCGAGAGCGAGCGCACCGAAGCGCAGACGACGGTCGACACCGCCGCCGACGCGCTCGACGGCGTGAAGACGACGGCGACAGTTGCCGAGAGCGACGACGTCGTCGACGCCATCGTCGATCACTCGGCGGACCANACCACGATCTCACGGTCATCGGCGCGACCCGGTCGGGACTCCTCCAGCAGGTCGTGTTCGGTTCGATCCCCGAACGGGTCGGCGAGGCCGCGGAGAGTACGGTGA
- a CDS encoding SDR family NAD(P)-dependent oxidoreductase: MNEIIDNVALVTGAGAGIGRATAERFAREGASVVVSDIDVDAGEETVERIGDEGGTAAFVEADVSDGDAVAAMVEFAVDKFGGLDFAVNNVAAGAPAARTADIDEDDWDRVTAIAQKGTWLGLKHEIPAILDGEGDGAVVNVASTAGIEASPGRTPYAASKHGVVGLTRSAGVEYATEGVRVNAVCPTIVETAAIESLSPEEREKVTADVPMDRPAQPDEIASAIVWLCSADASFVTAHALPVDGGETQG; encoded by the coding sequence ATGAACGAGATCATCGACAACGTGGCGTTGGTGACGGGTGCAGGGGCGGGGATCGGACGAGCGACGGCGGAACGGTTCGCTCGCGAGGGGGCCTCGGTCGTCGTCTCGGACATCGATGTGGACGCCGGCGAGGAGACGGTCGAACGCATCGGGGACGAGGGCGGCACCGCGGCGTTCGTCGAGGCGGATGTCAGCGACGGGGACGCCGTTGCGGCGATGGTCGAGTTCGCCGTCGACAAGTTCGGGGGGCTCGATTTCGCGGTGAACAACGTTGCTGCCGGCGCCCCGGCGGCGCGCACCGCCGACATCGACGAGGACGACTGGGATCGTGTCACGGCGATCGCCCAGAAGGGGACGTGGCTCGGGCTGAAACACGAAATCCCGGCGATCCTCGACGGCGAGGGCGACGGGGCGGTCGTCAACGTCGCCTCGACGGCCGGCATCGAGGCCAGTCCCGGGCGGACGCCCTACGCAGCGAGCAAGCACGGCGTCGTCGGGCTGACCCGCTCGGCCGGCGTCGAGTACGCGACCGAGGGGGTTCGGGTCAACGCCGTCTGTCCGACCATCGTCGAGACGGCGGCCATCGAATCGCTGTCGCCCGAAGAGCGCGAGAAAGTCACTGCCGACGTGCCGATGGATCGGCCGGCACAGCCCGACGAGATAGCGAGCGCGATCGTGTGGCTCTGTTCGGCCGATGCGTCGTTCGTGACCGCCCACGCACTCCCCGTCGACGGCGGCGAGACGCAGGGCTGA
- a CDS encoding DUF6149 family protein, whose protein sequence is MKINQNVRHFAAKQALTTPGVASVVSYGLVKLHTRVFLGKADPAHAEEREDHLDGLFEATTDSYTAALKAGFTEAEAREITHIQANFDFYNHGWTEMMEIPADEIEAHYDRYHEFFSQYDITIADPLGSFAPRGGIPEAPSTPERLDEPEHPHAKGGFADDVYVEGPDGEILVGGHDEPDDVDLTDAPGVGSEDVDD, encoded by the coding sequence ATGAAGATCAACCAGAACGTGCGTCACTTCGCGGCGAAACAGGCGCTCACGACGCCCGGGGTCGCGTCGGTCGTCAGCTACGGGCTGGTCAAACTCCACACCCGGGTGTTCCTCGGGAAGGCCGACCCCGCCCACGCGGAGGAGCGCGAGGACCACCTCGACGGGCTCTTCGAGGCCACGACCGATTCGTACACCGCGGCGCTCAAAGCGGGATTCACCGAGGCTGAGGCCCGCGAGATCACCCATATCCAGGCCAACTTCGACTTCTACAACCACGGCTGGACCGAGATGATGGAGATCCCGGCCGACGAGATCGAGGCCCACTACGACCGCTACCACGAGTTCTTCTCCCAGTACGACATCACCATCGCCGATCCGCTCGGGTCGTTCGCGCCGCGTGGCGGAATCCCCGAGGCTCCCTCGACCCCCGAGAGGCTCGACGAGCCCGAGCATCCGCACGCGAAAGGTGGGTTCGCCGACGACGTCTACGTCGAGGGCCCGGACGGCGAGATCCTGGTCGGCGGCCACGACGAGCCGGACGATGTCGATCTCACCGACGCGCCCGGCGTCGGATCCGAGGACGTCGACGACTGA
- a CDS encoding NAD(P)/FAD-dependent oxidoreductase yields MAGSYVIIGDGIAGSSAAESLREGAPDADITVITDEGEALYNRILIKEFAKGKLPAAPMSIHDPDWYDERDIDLQLDTHVTEIDTDAHTLHTHEGTEYSYDKLLVATGGTPVQLPVDNSDAEGIHHFWTFDDARAIKEHAEDADTGVVVGAGLLGIDFAAICGAQEIDAHYLMRGECWWRYALSKDGADIIHDALEENNVTPVFDSGVDRFEVDDSGHISSTVDPNGETYDSEFAGVAIGLDFNLELLQGTDIERDNGVVVDEYMQTSVDDVYAAGDLTRFYDTIIDDYAQNGSWGSAKEQGSIAAQNMLADTVASETQRADGEAVDGEEEAFRWVSSYSITHFDFPFLSFGHPTLGDDHAEAKFSDTEWRRLAFKDGKIVGGVLIGDLAPQSKYKKLAREERVVADQKDVLMREEVDLDELAPAPEQ; encoded by the coding sequence ATGGCTGGGTCGTACGTCATCATCGGTGACGGGATCGCGGGGAGCTCCGCGGCGGAGAGCCTCCGGGAGGGCGCTCCCGACGCCGACATCACCGTGATCACCGACGAGGGTGAAGCGCTCTACAATCGCATTCTGATCAAGGAGTTCGCGAAGGGGAAACTACCCGCGGCCCCGATGTCGATCCACGATCCCGACTGGTACGACGAGCGCGACATCGACCTCCAGCTCGACACCCACGTCACCGAGATCGACACCGACGCACACACCCTCCACACCCACGAGGGCACGGAGTACAGCTACGACAAACTCCTCGTCGCGACGGGCGGGACGCCGGTCCAGCTCCCCGTCGACAACAGCGACGCCGAGGGAATCCACCACTTCTGGACGTTCGACGACGCACGCGCGATCAAGGAACACGCCGAAGACGCCGACACCGGCGTCGTCGTGGGTGCCGGGCTCCTCGGGATCGACTTCGCGGCCATCTGCGGCGCACAGGAGATCGACGCCCACTACCTGATGCGCGGCGAGTGCTGGTGGCGGTACGCGCTCTCGAAGGACGGAGCCGACATCATCCACGACGCGCTCGAAGAGAACAACGTCACCCCCGTCTTCGACAGCGGCGTCGATCGGTTCGAAGTCGACGATTCGGGCCACATCTCCTCGACTGTCGACCCGAACGGCGAGACCTACGACAGCGAGTTCGCCGGGGTGGCGATCGGGCTCGACTTCAATCTCGAACTGCTCCAGGGGACAGACATCGAGCGCGACAACGGCGTGGTGGTCGACGAGTATATGCAGACCTCGGTCGACGACGTCTACGCCGCGGGCGACCTCACCCGGTTTTACGACACGATCATCGACGACTACGCCCAGAACGGCTCGTGGGGCAGCGCGAAAGAGCAGGGTTCGATCGCGGCTCAGAACATGCTCGCGGACACCGTTGCGTCGGAGACGCAACGAGCAGACGGCGAAGCCGTCGACGGTGAGGAGGAAGCGTTCCGTTGGGTTTCGTCCTATTCGATCACCCACTTCGACTTCCCCTTCCTCTCCTTTGGCCATCCGACTCTCGGCGACGACCACGCCGAGGCGAAGTTCTCCGACACCGAGTGGCGGCGGCTCGCGTTCAAGGACGGCAAGATCGTCGGCGGCGTCCTGATCGGCGATCTCGCCCCCCAGAGCAAGTACAAGAAGCTGGCTCGCGAGGAGCGTGTCGTGGCCGATCAGAAAGACGTCTTGATGCGAGAGGAGGTCGATCTCGACGAGCTCGCGCCCGCCCCGGAGCAGTAG
- a CDS encoding carbon-nitrogen hydrolase family protein translates to MRVTVCELPEDRTTFEREWPKLVEHVAREESDLVVLPEMPFAPWLPATPTDDKAAWERAAAAHDEWIERLDALAPATVLLSRPSIRGERRCNEGVRWTDDDGATTVHEKRYLPEEPGFWEASWYDRGEREFSLVDCAGAQTGFLICTDLWAAEEARSYGHAGAHLIANPRATEQRTLEKWRAGGRSTGVVSGAFVASSNRVTIEDESNVVFGGEGWIVDPDGAVIARTTRNQPFVTVGIDLDAAEQAKETYPRPAFRE, encoded by the coding sequence ATGCGCGTCACCGTCTGTGAACTCCCCGAGGACCGCACCACGTTCGAACGCGAGTGGCCGAAGCTGGTCGAGCACGTCGCCCGCGAGGAAAGCGATCTCGTGGTGTTGCCCGAGATGCCGTTCGCGCCGTGGCTTCCCGCGACCCCGACCGACGACAAGGCTGCGTGGGAGCGCGCCGCCGCCGCACACGACGAGTGGATCGAACGTCTCGACGCCCTCGCACCCGCGACCGTGCTACTGTCCCGTCCGTCGATCCGCGGGGAGCGACGGTGTAACGAGGGCGTCCGGTGGACTGACGACGACGGCGCGACGACGGTCCACGAGAAGCGCTACCTTCCCGAAGAACCCGGGTTCTGGGAGGCGTCGTGGTACGATCGCGGCGAGCGCGAGTTCTCCCTCGTCGACTGTGCCGGCGCGCAAACCGGGTTCCTCATCTGTACCGACCTGTGGGCCGCCGAGGAGGCGCGTTCGTACGGCCACGCCGGCGCACACCTCATCGCCAATCCGCGGGCGACCGAGCAGCGCACCCTCGAAAAGTGGCGTGCCGGCGGGCGTTCGACCGGGGTCGTCTCGGGCGCGTTCGTAGCGTCGTCGAACCGGGTCACGATCGAAGACGAGTCGAACGTGGTCTTCGGCGGTGAGGGCTGGATCGTCGATCCCGACGGGGCTGTGATCGCCCGCACCACGCGAAACCAGCCGTTCGTCACGGTCGGGATCGATCTCGACGCCGCGGAACAGGCGAAAGAAACGTACCCGCGTCCGGCGTTTCGCGAGTGA
- the rnz gene encoding ribonuclease Z translates to MQVTFLGTGGAVPTTRRNTSGLLLRRDGERLLFDCGEGTQRQMMRFSTGFTVSHVFLTHLHGDHVLGLPGLCQTLDFNDREEPLAIHTPPGTRSTVENLVGVTGARLGYPIRVSDAQPGGVVLRKNEYEVRAFATDHRTQSVGYALIEDDRKGRFDREHAEELGVPEGPKFSRLHRGETVELDDDTVIEPEQVVGPPRPGRRIVYTGDTRPTGATVEAATDADLLVHEATFADDRAERAAQTGHSTAIQAAELANRAGAKRLALTHISSRYAGDASQLDREAREIAECEAFVAEDGQAIDVPYPGAE, encoded by the coding sequence ATGCAGGTAACGTTCCTCGGGACGGGCGGCGCGGTCCCGACGACACGACGCAACACCAGCGGACTGCTGCTCCGCCGCGACGGCGAGCGCCTTCTCTTCGACTGCGGCGAGGGGACCCAGCGCCAGATGATGCGCTTTTCCACCGGGTTCACCGTTTCCCATGTGTTCCTCACCCATCTCCACGGCGATCACGTCCTCGGACTTCCCGGGTTGTGTCAGACCCTCGATTTCAACGACCGCGAGGAGCCGCTCGCGATCCACACGCCACCGGGCACCCGGAGCACGGTCGAGAACCTCGTCGGCGTCACCGGCGCGCGCCTCGGCTACCCCATCAGGGTGAGCGACGCCCAGCCGGGCGGCGTCGTGCTCCGGAAAAACGAATACGAGGTCCGTGCGTTCGCGACCGACCACCGCACCCAGTCGGTGGGCTACGCGCTAATCGAGGACGACCGCAAGGGCCGATTCGATCGCGAGCACGCAGAGGAACTCGGCGTGCCCGAGGGGCCGAAGTTCTCCCGACTCCACAGGGGAGAGACCGTCGAGCTCGACGATGACACCGTGATCGAGCCCGAACAGGTAGTGGGACCGCCGCGGCCGGGCCGCCGGATTGTCTACACCGGCGACACGCGACCGACGGGCGCGACCGTCGAGGCCGCAACCGACGCCGACCTCCTGGTTCACGAGGCGACCTTCGCCGACGATCGCGCCGAGCGTGCCGCCCAAACCGGCCACTCGACAGCGATCCAGGCCGCCGAACTCGCCAACCGCGCGGGCGCGAAACGGCTCGCGCTCACCCACATCTCCTCGCGGTACGCGGGCGACGCTTCCCAACTCGATCGCGAGGCGCGCGAAATCGCCGAGTGCGAGGCGTTCGTCGCCGAGGACGGCCAGGCGATCGACGTTCCGTACCCCGGCGCGGAGTGA
- a CDS encoding class I SAM-dependent methyltransferase, which produces MDESVASTVATYERVAPEYRERHADRSVIADAIELFLEAIGGIDGDRVLDVGCGPGWESATFREHGFDVSAIDLSRPFLDATREIAPGASRARMDMRTLGFAANAFDGLWSCASFLHVPRADANGTLREFRRVLRPDGVFFCAVARGEGVRASESEAYGERDERRFTLYTPDGLRERAVDAGFVVEELHEGSDREWLHLLARAE; this is translated from the coding sequence ATGGACGAGTCGGTCGCGAGCACGGTCGCCACCTACGAACGGGTCGCCCCCGAGTACCGAGAGCGCCACGCCGATCGTAGCGTGATCGCCGACGCTATCGAACTGTTTCTCGAGGCGATCGGCGGGATCGACGGTGATCGTGTGCTGGACGTCGGCTGCGGTCCTGGCTGGGAGTCCGCGACCTTCCGCGAGCACGGATTCGACGTGAGTGCCATCGATCTCTCGCGGCCCTTCCTCGACGCTACTCGTGAGATCGCTCCTGGGGCGAGCCGTGCGCGGATGGACATGCGCACGCTCGGGTTCGCCGCGAACGCCTTCGACGGTCTCTGGTCGTGTGCGTCGTTTCTCCACGTCCCGCGCGCCGACGCCAACGGCACGCTCCGGGAGTTTCGGCGCGTGCTCCGACCAGACGGAGTGTTCTTCTGTGCTGTGGCACGGGGCGAGGGTGTGCGGGCGAGCGAGAGCGAAGCCTATGGAGAACGGGACGAACGCCGCTTCACGCTCTACACACCGGATGGGTTGCGCGAGCGCGCGGTCGACGCAGGCTTCGTCGTTGAGGAGCTCCACGAGGGAAGCGACAGGGAGTGGCTTCACCTCCTCGCGAGAGCGGAGTAG
- a CDS encoding DUF7124 domain-containing protein, whose translation MEGGSGDMTLAFELAALEALADPTEVVSDARRWTEYVGVISDQPTYVVTNFTRKHRIRQDFFSGPRGREESLDNVKRQFDTERHVFVGTDEDDVDLAEDVEWEYLALDDAADAAGWTLAADAPDEDDPDTDTATRDDWP comes from the coding sequence ATGGAAGGCGGCAGCGGCGACATGACGCTGGCGTTCGAACTCGCGGCGCTCGAAGCGCTCGCTGACCCCACCGAGGTGGTTTCGGACGCACGCCGGTGGACCGAGTACGTCGGCGTGATCTCCGACCAGCCCACCTACGTGGTCACGAACTTCACCCGGAAACACCGCATCCGGCAGGATTTCTTCTCGGGACCGCGCGGGCGCGAGGAGAGCCTCGACAACGTCAAACGCCAGTTCGACACCGAACGCCACGTTTTCGTCGGCACCGACGAGGATGACGTCGACCTCGCGGAGGATGTCGAGTGGGAGTATCTGGCGCTCGACGACGCGGCCGACGCCGCCGGGTGGACGCTCGCTGCCGACGCACCCGACGAGGACGATCCCGACACCGACACCGCGACGCGCGACGACTGGCCCTGA
- a CDS encoding TrkH family potassium uptake protein — MRRGHTVASVPSDLATIARDVGSLLSMEAVLMAGSALVALALGEYGVALAFILSAVATLAVGGATRHVFATAPAPRMKHGMVIAAAGWLLTALFGALPFFISAHLLSPADTAAYVPAGASYAESSLRYFADPLHAVFESMSGWTGSGLTMAIHEPSLPRALLWWRSLIQWVGGVGVIVLTVSILSRPGSGSYTLYRSEAREERIHPSIVSTVRTVWKIFLAYTVLAVIVLFGAILASESLPPAEAAWQALNHAMTGLATGGFSVTDNSIATYDSPLIETVLLPIMTLGAIAFPIHYVVLRDRDLRALVADLQTRWLFVLFGVGIVVLTLQNVRTFAPALSLRDSAFQFVSALTCTGFQSSPIGSWTAGGKLITSGAMVLGGAAGSTVGGIKIIRGYTIARGIKWQFSRVFLPASTVVTARIGDRQLDREGMEREFSEAAIVSLLWLLVLLASSVVLTNLAGPEFGYADALFEVASAQGNVGLSTGITGPSMRPLAEAMLVVNMWIGRLEIIPVLVFARAVLYGLDP; from the coding sequence ATGCGCCGCGGTCACACCGTCGCCAGCGTGCCGTCGGACCTCGCCACCATCGCGCGCGATGTCGGTTCGTTGCTGTCGATGGAGGCGGTGCTCATGGCCGGCTCCGCGCTGGTGGCGCTCGCACTCGGGGAGTACGGCGTCGCACTCGCGTTCATCCTCTCCGCGGTGGCGACGCTTGCGGTCGGCGGGGCCACGAGACACGTCTTCGCCACCGCGCCAGCCCCGCGGATGAAACACGGGATGGTCATCGCTGCCGCCGGCTGGCTCCTCACCGCGCTGTTCGGCGCACTCCCTTTTTTCATCTCGGCACACCTCCTCTCGCCGGCCGATACGGCCGCCTACGTGCCTGCGGGGGCGAGCTACGCCGAGTCGAGCCTCCGATATTTCGCCGATCCGCTCCACGCCGTCTTCGAGTCGATGTCGGGCTGGACCGGCAGCGGGCTGACGATGGCGATTCACGAGCCGTCGCTGCCGCGCGCGCTGCTGTGGTGGCGCTCGCTCATTCAATGGGTCGGCGGCGTCGGCGTGATCGTACTCACGGTGTCGATCCTCTCGCGGCCCGGCAGCGGGAGCTACACGCTCTACCGCAGCGAGGCGCGCGAGGAGCGCATCCATCCGAGCATCGTTTCCACAGTCAGAACGGTCTGGAAGATCTTCCTCGCGTACACCGTCCTCGCGGTGATCGTGCTGTTCGGCGCGATCCTCGCAAGCGAGTCGTTGCCGCCGGCGGAGGCGGCGTGGCAGGCGCTCAATCACGCGATGACGGGGCTTGCCACCGGTGGATTTTCGGTCACTGATAACTCGATCGCGACCTACGACTCACCGTTGATCGAAACCGTCCTGCTGCCGATCATGACCCTCGGCGCGATCGCCTTTCCCATCCACTACGTCGTTCTCAGGGATCGCGATCTCCGCGCGCTCGTCGCGGACCTCCAGACGCGCTGGCTGTTCGTGCTGTTCGGTGTGGGGATCGTCGTCCTGACGCTCCAGAACGTGCGGACGTTCGCCCCAGCGCTCTCGCTGCGCGATTCGGCGTTCCAGTTCGTGAGCGCACTCACCTGCACGGGCTTTCAGTCCTCGCCGATTGGGTCGTGGACAGCGGGCGGGAAACTCATCACCTCGGGGGCGATGGTGCTCGGCGGCGCGGCCGGTTCCACCGTCGGCGGCATCAAGATCATCCGGGGGTACACCATCGCGCGCGGCATCAAGTGGCAGTTCTCGCGAGTGTTCCTACCCGCGAGTACGGTTGTGACGGCCCGGATCGGGGATCGGCAACTCGACAGGGAGGGGATGGAACGCGAGTTCAGCGAGGCCGCCATCGTGAGCCTGCTCTGGCTGCTCGTCCTGCTCGCGAGCAGCGTGGTGCTCACGAACCTCGCCGGGCCGGAGTTCGGCTACGCCGACGCGCTGTTCGAGGTGGCGAGTGCTCAGGGCAACGTCGGCCTCTCGACCGGGATCACCGGGCCGTCGATGCGACCGCTCGCCGAGGCGATGCTCGTCGTCAACATGTGGATCGGGCGGCTCGAAATCATCCCAGTGCTCGTGTTCGCCCGTGCGGTGCTGTACGGGCTCGATCCGTAG